The Maylandia zebra isolate NMK-2024a linkage group LG7, Mzebra_GT3a, whole genome shotgun sequence genome contains a region encoding:
- the LOC143419573 gene encoding uncharacterized protein LOC143419573 translates to MDPADSVWYQRPAVSAFLKEIVREEAEHAQELQSPFYGSRLALGGPRSLQTAVATAEPASMPRAIRLSTCSFSPVATPPPSPLDYQSDKRVKRRRKRGYVTPDIRLTPLQSFALFLGLPRSELHKLSASSSQPGPLGDSQPSSPPPTSRRRRRSHRHHSFSAEQLPVVSCDCCRSSELEKNNHMNTAKTETIKTVRRGGGGRKLKNVLEESVFAEPAPSHHCVPAPRAAQAQHSPEPVSVLQVREAEVRLVPAQVSRLAEPLPVAAPVPSPRVGVAGVRQVLAPVSDLAGGSGEPVQQFSVGSVGSDNLVQPSANPPPHPPLLPSLQQSIQLKLLSIAQTLAHLSAQSPAQFLPQLFAQPPVSAGGSEESLQPSLPAGGSEGPVQPSLPAGGSEGPVQPSVSAGGSEGAVQPPPAPPPGPGSESAAPPGPASAAPPGPASAAPPGPASAAPPGPASAAPPGPKSASASVPASAAPPGPKSASASVPASAAPPGPKSASASVPASAAPPGPKSASASVPASAAPPGPKSASASVPASPPPGPASASACATPGPASASASPGPASASAAPPGPVSECSASSAPEVSMLSVPARPARPVRPARSVRPMTGRRCRHGQPPGLRRHRCLLPGRPPELFSGLLDHQPPGRPPDLPGFGLLCRQPPGRPPELF, encoded by the coding sequence ATGGACCCAGCAGACTCCGTGTGGTACCAGCGACCCGCAGTTTCTGCCTTCCTCAAGGAGATCGTGAGGGAGGAAGCTGAGCATGCCCAGGAGCTCCAGTCACCCTTCTATGGGTCACGTTTGGCTTTGGGAGGGCCCCGCAGCCTCCAAACTGCCGTGGCTACGGCCGAGCCAGCGTCTATGCCTCGGGCGATCAGGTTGAGCACGTGCTCCTTCTCTCCAGTCGCTACACCTCCGCCTTCACCCCTGGATTACCAGTCCGACAAGAGAGTTAAGCGGCGGAGGAAGAGAGGTTATGTGACACCGGACATTAGACTCACTCCACTGCAGTCCTTCGCTCTGTTTTTGGGTCTGCCACGTTCTGAGCTTCACAAACTCTCTGCTTCCTCATCGCAGCCCGGTCCTTTGGGGGATTCGCAGCCCAGTTCGCCACCTCCCACTTCCCGGAGGAGGCGACGCTCACACCGTCACCACTCTTTTTCTGCGGAGCAACTCCCGGTGGTGAGTTGTGATTGCTGTCGTTCCTCTGAGCTGGAAAAAAACAATCATATGAACACTGCTAAGACTGAGACTATTAAGACTGTTAgacgtggtggtggtggtaggaAGTTAAAAAACGTTTTAGAAGAGTCTGTGTTTGCTGAGCCTGCTCCTTCGCACCATTGTGTTCCTGCTCCCAGGGCAGCTCAGGCCCAGCATTCCCCTGAACCTGTTTCAGTGCTTCAGGTGAGGGAGGCTGAGGTCCGGCTGGTCCCTGCTCAGGTGTCTAGGCTGGCTGAGCCTCTGCCTGTCGCTGCACCCGTACCTTCTCCTCGGGTGGGAGTGGCTGGTGTCCGGCAGGTACTTGCACCTGTTTCTGACCTCGCTGGAGGCTCAGGTGAGCCCGTCCAGCAGTTTTCTGTAGGATCCGTAGGCTCAGACAACCTAGTCCAACCATCTGCTAATCCACCACCTCACCCGCCATTACTGCCTTCGTTACAACAGTCAATACAACTTAAACTTCTCTCCATAGCTCAGACATTAGCTCACCTATCAGCTCAGTCACCTGCTCAGTTTCTGCCTCAGTTGTTtgctcagcctcctgtctccgctggagggtccgaggaatcgcttcagccgtctcttcctgctggagggtccgaggggcccgttcagccgtctcttcctgctggagggtccgaggggcccgttcagccgtctgtctccgctggagggtccgagggggcCGTTCAGCCACCACCGGCTCCACCGCCTGGTCCGGGCTCCgagtctgcagctccgcctggtccggcctctgcagctccgcctggtccggcctctgcagctccgcctggtccggcctctgcagctccgcctggtccggcctctgcagctccgcctggtccgaaATCAGCCTCAGCCTCTGTTCCTgcttctgcagctccgcctggtccgaaATCAGCCTCAGCCTCTGTTCCTgcttctgcagctccgcctggtccgaaATCAGCCTCAGCCTCTGTTCCTgcttctgcagctccgcctggtccgaaATCAGCCTCAGCCTCTGTTCCTgcttctgcagctccgcctggtccgaaATCAGCCTCAGCCTCTGTTCCTGCTTCGCCTCCGCCTGGACCAGCTTCGGCCTCAGCCtgtgctacgcctggtccagcttcggcttctgcttcgcctggtccggcctcagcctctgcagctccgcctggtccagtCTCCGAGTGTTCAGCTTCGTCTGCTCCTGAGGTCTCCATGCTGTCTGTTCCTGCCCGGCCTGCgcgtcctgtccggcctgcaCGTTCTGTCCGGCCGATGACTGGACGTCGTTGCCGTCATGGACAGCCCCCTGGACTACGCCGCCACCGGTGCCTTCtgcccggccggcctcctgaactgttttctgGGCTCTTGGACCATCAGCCTCCGGGCCGCCCCCCTGACCTACCCGGGTTTGGACTGTTGTGccgtcagcctccgggccggccccctgaacttttttgA
- the LOC101483735 gene encoding mixed lineage kinase domain-like protein isoform X2: protein MLLDYMKDQQEKTNTMLKQFEHLKVNVEKVVEMLNKPSITSVDIRMIKPQELKYKHPKKPFMETATSEVYKGEYRGFTVAIKRYIDPVNTNLGKVQSIFNKEVDTMKRFESPNILRMFGISILGENGPNPQFFIIMEYCEKGSLRQVLDSDCRLSWIRKARMCFDAAQGLYRLHNTEEKSKVHGCINSSKFLVAEGYTVKLGGFELAKTETSLKKVKKSTNDDAIRSLCYYSPERLNNINHPYSKECEMYSFGIVLWEVATRKKPFEGFSDEEIYRKVLEEKCKEPLPDDCPAELGQLINECRDFDSFQRPSAGVLVDRLRSVVAQLEDQ, encoded by the exons A TGCTCCTGGACTACATGAAGGATCAGCAAGAGAAAACCAACACCATGCTGAAACAGTTTGAGCATCTTAAAGTCAACGTGGAAAAAGTCGTGGAGATGT tgaataAGCCCAGCATCACTAGTGTGGACATCCGAATGATTAAACCACAGGAGCTAAAGTACAAACATCCCAAAAAGCCCTTCATGGAAACAGCAACCTCAGAGGTCTACAAAGGAGAATATCGTGGATTCACAGTTGCCATCAAGAGATATATCGACCCTGTGAACACCAACCTAGG AAAGGTGCAGTCCATTTTCAACAAAGAAGTCGACACCATGAAGAGATTTGAGTCGCCCAACATCCTGCGAATGTTTGGTATCAGTATCCTGGGTGAGAATG GACCCAACCCTCAGTTCTTCATCATCATGGAGTACTGCGAGAAAGGAAGTCTTCGTCAGGTTCTGGACTCTGACTGCAGGCTGTCCTGGATCAGGAAAGCTCGTATGTGTTTCGATGCAGCACAAGGACTCTATCG ACTACACAATACAGAAGAAAAATCTAAGGTGCACGGGTGCATCAACAGCAGCAAGTTCTTGGTGGCTGAAGGCTACACCGTCAAG cTCGGAGGTTTTGAGCTGGCAAAAACAGAGACGTCTCTGAAAAAGGTGAAGAAATCTACCAATGACGACGCAATCAGGTCCCTGTGCTACTACTCTCCCGAGAGGCTCAACAACATCAACCATCCTTACAGCAAAGAGTGTGAGATGTACAG CTTTGGAATCGTCCTGTGGGAAGTCGCAACCCGTAAGAAACCCTTTGAAG GTTTTTCAGATGAAGAAATTTATAGGAAGGTGTTAGAAGAGAAGTGCAAAGAGCCGCTTCCCGATGACTGTCCTGCAGAACTGGGCCAGCTAATAAACGAGTGCCGAGACTTCGATAGCTTCCAGAGGCCTTCAGCTGGag TACTGGTGGATAGACTGCGCAGTGTGGTGGCACAGTTAGAGGACCAATGA
- the LOC101483735 gene encoding mixed lineage kinase domain-like protein isoform X1, with translation MDFVDPILSIASQIYDLVENVKANKKRCRRVCNRVKALEKLVKSIKRTPPGVEKPLRELSVTLQSAQELIRKYASANLVERILNSSNHGDEFNSVNERLNDAFQVLSGALQVEQGNMLYEVFKQTTREKEDQLDGREDDAELKTLLLDYMKDQQEKTNTMLKQFEHLKVNVEKVVEMLNKPSITSVDIRMIKPQELKYKHPKKPFMETATSEVYKGEYRGFTVAIKRYIDPVNTNLGKVQSIFNKEVDTMKRFESPNILRMFGISILGENGPNPQFFIIMEYCEKGSLRQVLDSDCRLSWIRKARMCFDAAQGLYRLHNTEEKSKVHGCINSSKFLVAEGYTVKLGGFELAKTETSLKKVKKSTNDDAIRSLCYYSPERLNNINHPYSKECEMYSFGIVLWEVATRKKPFEGFSDEEIYRKVLEEKCKEPLPDDCPAELGQLINECRDFDSFQRPSAGVLVDRLRSVVAQLEDQ, from the exons ATGGACTTTGTAGATCCCATCCTGTCCATCGCCTCACAGATCTATGACCTGGTTGAGAATGTGAAGGCCAATAAAAAGCGCTGCCGACGTGTTTGTAACCGAGTCAAAGCCTTGGAGAAGCTGGTGAAGTCCATCAAACGGACGCCTCCAGGGGTAGAGAAACCTCTGAGAGAACTGTCCGTCACTCTTCAATCAGCACAGGAACTTATCAGAAAATATGCCTCAGCCAATTTGGTGGAGCGCATCCTAAACTCCAGCAACCATGGAGACGAGTTCAACAGTGTGAACGAACGGCTCAACGATGCCTTCCAGGTGCTGTCTGGAGCTTTGCAGGTGGAGCAGGGGAACATGCTGTATGAGGTATTTAAACAGACGACCAGAGAGAAAGAAGATCAGTTGGATGGGAGGGAGGACGACGCAGAACTGAAGACAC TGCTCCTGGACTACATGAAGGATCAGCAAGAGAAAACCAACACCATGCTGAAACAGTTTGAGCATCTTAAAGTCAACGTGGAAAAAGTCGTGGAGATGT tgaataAGCCCAGCATCACTAGTGTGGACATCCGAATGATTAAACCACAGGAGCTAAAGTACAAACATCCCAAAAAGCCCTTCATGGAAACAGCAACCTCAGAGGTCTACAAAGGAGAATATCGTGGATTCACAGTTGCCATCAAGAGATATATCGACCCTGTGAACACCAACCTAGG AAAGGTGCAGTCCATTTTCAACAAAGAAGTCGACACCATGAAGAGATTTGAGTCGCCCAACATCCTGCGAATGTTTGGTATCAGTATCCTGGGTGAGAATG GACCCAACCCTCAGTTCTTCATCATCATGGAGTACTGCGAGAAAGGAAGTCTTCGTCAGGTTCTGGACTCTGACTGCAGGCTGTCCTGGATCAGGAAAGCTCGTATGTGTTTCGATGCAGCACAAGGACTCTATCG ACTACACAATACAGAAGAAAAATCTAAGGTGCACGGGTGCATCAACAGCAGCAAGTTCTTGGTGGCTGAAGGCTACACCGTCAAG cTCGGAGGTTTTGAGCTGGCAAAAACAGAGACGTCTCTGAAAAAGGTGAAGAAATCTACCAATGACGACGCAATCAGGTCCCTGTGCTACTACTCTCCCGAGAGGCTCAACAACATCAACCATCCTTACAGCAAAGAGTGTGAGATGTACAG CTTTGGAATCGTCCTGTGGGAAGTCGCAACCCGTAAGAAACCCTTTGAAG GTTTTTCAGATGAAGAAATTTATAGGAAGGTGTTAGAAGAGAAGTGCAAAGAGCCGCTTCCCGATGACTGTCCTGCAGAACTGGGCCAGCTAATAAACGAGTGCCGAGACTTCGATAGCTTCCAGAGGCCTTCAGCTGGag TACTGGTGGATAGACTGCGCAGTGTGGTGGCACAGTTAGAGGACCAATGA